The Flaviramulus sp. BrNp1-15 genome has a window encoding:
- a CDS encoding SDR family oxidoreductase encodes MTQQQLQILKGKKVLITGGAGFIGSNLCEVLLNHNISVNCLDNFSTGKRINIEPFLKDSNFKLIEGDIRNLEDCKKACLNVDYVLHQAALGSVPRSINDPITTNDVNVSGFLNMLVAARDAGVKRFVYAASSSTYGDHEALPKVEEVIGKPLSPYAITKYVNELYADIFHSTYGLDTIGLRYFNVFGKRQDPNGAYAAVIPKFVQKFISHESPVINGDGSYSRDFTYIDNVVQMNINAITTTNKNALNTVYNVAYGERTTLLELTSLLKKYLSEFDSSIGDIEIKHRDNRIGDIPHSLASIDKAKRLLNYNPKHDISSGLKEAVNWYWKNLK; translated from the coding sequence ATGACCCAACAACAATTACAAATATTAAAGGGAAAAAAAGTTTTAATAACAGGTGGCGCTGGATTTATAGGTTCTAATTTATGTGAAGTTTTATTAAACCATAATATATCGGTTAATTGTTTAGATAATTTTTCTACAGGAAAACGAATTAACATTGAACCTTTTCTAAAAGATTCAAATTTTAAATTAATTGAAGGGGATATTAGAAACCTAGAAGACTGCAAAAAAGCTTGTTTAAATGTAGATTATGTACTACATCAAGCAGCTTTAGGTTCTGTACCAAGGTCTATAAACGATCCTATTACTACTAATGATGTAAATGTCTCAGGATTTTTAAATATGCTAGTAGCCGCAAGAGATGCAGGCGTTAAACGTTTTGTATATGCAGCCAGTTCTTCAACATATGGAGACCATGAAGCCTTACCTAAAGTAGAAGAAGTTATTGGTAAACCATTATCTCCATATGCTATTACAAAATATGTTAATGAATTGTATGCAGATATATTCCATTCTACATATGGATTAGACACTATTGGTTTAAGATATTTTAATGTGTTTGGAAAAAGACAAGACCCAAATGGTGCTTATGCAGCAGTCATACCTAAATTCGTTCAAAAATTTATAAGTCATGAATCTCCAGTTATTAATGGGGATGGTAGCTATTCTCGAGACTTTACTTATATTGATAATGTTGTGCAAATGAATATCAATGCAATAACAACAACGAACAAAAACGCTTTAAATACAGTATATAATGTAGCTTATGGAGAAAGAACTACTTTGTTAGAACTTACTTCTTTATTAAAAAAATATTTATCAGAGTTCGATAGTTCAATAGGAGATATAGAAATTAAACATAGAGATAATAGAATTGGAGATATACCTCACTCTTTAGCTTCAATTGATAAAGCAAAACGTCTGTTAAATTACAACCCAAAACATGATATTAGTTCTGGTTTAAAAGAAGCCGTTAATTGGTATTGGAAAAATTTAAAATAA
- a CDS encoding glycosyltransferase family 4 protein: MKLLYITNGINGSGGLERVLSIKASYLAENLGYDVHIITLNQVKTSLFYNFSKKIKYHNISVKGNIYQYFKQYKFGLKSKIKEIQPDIISVCDDGLKAFFLPYILNKPCKMVYERHASKYIFKKSDKVNNFNTLKFKLLSSLMYLGGQKYDAFVVLTKDNLNEWKLKNLKVIPNPLSFYPKEIASLTNKKVISVGNHGFQKGYDRLLKSWKQVLENYPDWQLEIYGKIDAEKKHFRLADKLKISNNVSFFNPVKNIYDKYNQASIYALSSRSEGFGMVLIEAMACGIPCVAYNCPCGPKDIITNNEDGFLIENGNVDDFAKKIKMLIENKELRLKMGLKARANAKNYLPNKIVPQWDILFKNLIK, translated from the coding sequence ATGAAACTACTATATATAACAAATGGAATTAATGGGTCAGGTGGCTTAGAGCGTGTTTTATCTATAAAAGCAAGCTATCTTGCTGAAAATTTGGGATATGACGTTCATATAATTACCTTAAATCAAGTTAAAACTTCTTTATTTTACAATTTTAGCAAGAAAATAAAATACCATAATATTTCTGTAAAAGGAAATATATATCAGTATTTTAAACAATATAAATTTGGTTTAAAATCTAAAATAAAAGAAATACAACCAGATATTATTTCTGTTTGTGATGATGGGCTAAAAGCCTTTTTTTTACCATATATACTCAATAAACCTTGTAAAATGGTTTACGAACGACATGCTTCAAAATATATATTTAAAAAAAGTGATAAAGTAAATAATTTTAATACTTTAAAATTTAAACTGTTAAGCAGTCTTATGTACTTAGGAGGTCAAAAATATGATGCATTTGTTGTTTTAACAAAAGATAATTTAAATGAGTGGAAACTTAAAAACTTAAAAGTAATTCCAAACCCATTATCCTTTTACCCTAAAGAAATAGCTTCTTTAACAAACAAAAAAGTCATTAGTGTTGGAAATCATGGTTTTCAAAAAGGTTACGATAGACTATTAAAAAGTTGGAAACAAGTTTTAGAAAATTATCCAGATTGGCAACTAGAGATTTATGGAAAAATTGATGCTGAAAAAAAACATTTTAGGTTAGCAGATAAATTAAAAATATCTAATAATGTTTCATTTTTTAACCCGGTAAAAAATATTTATGATAAGTATAATCAAGCCTCAATATACGCACTTTCATCAAGATCCGAAGGTTTTGGTATGGTCCTAATAGAAGCTATGGCATGTGGCATACCATGTGTAGCTTACAATTGTCCATGCGGTCCTAAAGATATTATAACAAATAATGAAGATGGTTTTTTAATTGAGAATGGTAATGTTGATGATTTTGCAAAAAAAATAAAAATGCTAATTGAAAATAAAGAATTACGTTTAAAAATGGGATTAAAAGCAAGAGCCAATGCTAAAAATTATTTACCTAATAAAATTGTACCACAATGGGATATTTTATTTAAAAATCTCATAAAATAA
- a CDS encoding lipopolysaccharide biosynthesis protein yields the protein MSQIKKGAVLNYVTIFLTNVIGILLTPFIIRKLGDAEYGVYVAIGAVVGTISVLDFGLNNTIVRFVAKYKAEKDKKGEENFLATTMLIYFFISLFVLLFGFFFYGQIDGYFDKMNADQLQIAKTIFIILIFNLSISLPGGAFTGICLGYEQFVFPKAINIIRYLLRAIILVAILLLGGKAIALVILDTIFNILIIISTMTFVFKKLKVKFKLHKFSSVFVKQIFSYSVWIFIYGLVAQFQWRAGHIVLGGISFPEVLAIYAVGLMLGSYYGAFSSAITGVFLPRATQMTVSEATPEELTNMMIKIGRISFIVLIYILGAFILYGKQFVFLWVGETYHDAWVIGLMIMLAYTIPLVQGFTGSIIEAQNKVAFKSIVYLIFMSLGTLLGYFLAKRFGALGMISGSICGWVIAQNIMNIYYYRVLKLNLFRFFKELFYKTLPIQLIVMVLGYFINLFPGDGWLNFGLKSICYTLIFATLMYYFGIIHSEKLLVKNTINNLSKSIKK from the coding sequence TTGAGCCAAATAAAAAAAGGTGCTGTATTAAATTATGTAACAATTTTCCTTACTAATGTTATTGGGATATTATTAACTCCTTTTATAATTAGAAAATTAGGAGATGCAGAATATGGCGTATATGTAGCAATTGGAGCTGTAGTAGGTACAATTTCTGTATTAGATTTCGGATTAAACAATACCATTGTTCGTTTTGTAGCTAAATATAAAGCTGAAAAAGACAAGAAAGGTGAAGAAAATTTTTTAGCAACTACAATGTTAATTTATTTTTTTATTTCATTATTTGTGTTGCTTTTTGGATTCTTCTTTTATGGTCAAATCGACGGTTATTTTGATAAAATGAATGCTGACCAGTTACAAATTGCTAAAACGATTTTTATTATTTTAATATTTAATCTATCTATTAGTCTTCCAGGAGGAGCTTTTACAGGTATTTGTTTAGGATATGAACAATTTGTTTTTCCTAAAGCTATCAATATTATTCGTTATTTACTTAGAGCTATTATCTTAGTTGCAATATTATTATTAGGCGGAAAAGCTATAGCATTAGTGATTTTAGATACAATTTTTAATATTTTAATCATTATATCTACCATGACATTCGTTTTTAAAAAATTAAAGGTTAAATTCAAGTTACATAAATTTAGTAGTGTTTTTGTAAAGCAAATTTTCAGTTATTCTGTTTGGATTTTCATCTATGGTTTAGTAGCTCAATTTCAATGGAGAGCTGGTCACATAGTTTTAGGAGGTATTAGTTTTCCTGAGGTTTTAGCAATTTATGCTGTTGGGCTTATGTTGGGAAGTTATTATGGAGCATTCTCTTCTGCAATAACAGGAGTTTTTCTTCCAAGAGCAACACAAATGACTGTTTCTGAAGCAACCCCAGAAGAACTTACGAATATGATGATTAAAATTGGACGAATTTCTTTCATTGTTTTAATTTATATATTGGGTGCATTTATTTTATATGGAAAACAGTTTGTTTTTCTTTGGGTAGGTGAAACATATCATGATGCTTGGGTTATAGGGTTAATGATAATGTTAGCTTATACAATACCATTAGTTCAAGGATTTACTGGATCAATAATTGAGGCACAAAACAAAGTTGCTTTTAAATCTATAGTATATTTAATATTTATGTCTTTAGGCACTTTATTAGGGTATTTCTTAGCTAAAAGATTTGGTGCCTTAGGCATGATAAGCGGTTCTATTTGCGGATGGGTGATTGCCCAAAATATAATGAATATATATTATTACCGTGTACTGAAACTTAATTTATTCAGATTCTTTAAAGAGTTGTTTTACAAAACATTACCTATTCAACTAATCGTAATGGTTTTAGGTTATTTTATAAATTTATTTCCGGGAGATGGGTGGTTAAATTTTGGTTTAAAAAGCATTTGTTATACTTTAATTTTCGCTACATTGATGTATTATTTCGGAATAATCCATAGTGAAAAACTATTAGTTAAAAACACTATAAATAATTTATCAAAAAGTATTAAAAAATGA
- a CDS encoding nucleoside-diphosphate sugar epimerase/dehydratase: protein MINNYFTYLSQKYASKWLVFAIDIAIVLSTFFIAYFIRFNFTLGFDINQFFTQIPIVFVLSALSFLIIGSFKSVIRHTGFTDVVNLFKAISLMTLMTIVFVLLNKEIGLISEFTIPRSIIVMHALLSFVTLSASRLVFKMLYNHLKCKLLTTKRILIYGAGDSGIATYNALTSNMKLRFQVVGFIDNNFKKKGKSINGIPVFPKTKLTNAYINFENIDEIIVASENINNDNLISLVDLNVKVTKVPPIEQWMNGELNIQQIKQVQIEDLLGRPPIKIDNPNLQNEFSGETILVTGAAGSIGSELVNQLSNFDVKKLILVDQAESALYDVQQDLKRAGKHNFTAIVADIRDGLRIDTIFQNNKPTMVFHAAAYKHVPLMEQSPYEAIKINVNGTKLLADTASRYNVKKFVFVSTDKAVNPTSVMGATKRMAEMYITCLQKESKTKFITTRFGNVLGSNGSVIPLFKKQIENNVPLTLTHKDITRYFMTIPEASQLVLEAGTMGKGGEIFIFDMGESVKIFDLAKNMIKLSGLRYPEDIDIKITGLRPGEKLYEELLANGENTLSTYHKKILISKTRELDYEKVKSQIEELCITNRFQNNNIVMKMKRLIPEYKSNNSDYERFDKRVQIYKKVKGFSENRTDKTYTNL from the coding sequence ATGATAAATAATTACTTTACCTATCTTTCTCAAAAGTACGCATCAAAGTGGTTAGTTTTTGCTATTGATATTGCAATAGTATTGTCAACATTCTTTATAGCATATTTTATAAGGTTTAATTTTACTTTGGGTTTTGATATTAATCAATTCTTCACCCAAATCCCTATAGTGTTTGTTCTTAGTGCATTAAGTTTTTTAATAATTGGCTCATTTAAAAGTGTTATAAGACACACAGGATTTACAGATGTTGTTAATTTATTCAAGGCAATATCTTTAATGACTTTAATGACTATTGTTTTTGTGTTGTTAAACAAGGAGATAGGTTTAATAAGTGAATTTACAATACCAAGGTCTATAATAGTAATGCATGCTTTGTTGAGTTTTGTTACGCTTAGTGCTAGTAGATTAGTATTCAAGATGCTCTATAATCATCTTAAGTGCAAACTATTGACTACAAAAAGAATTTTAATTTATGGAGCTGGAGATTCAGGTATTGCTACATATAATGCTTTAACCAGTAATATGAAATTAAGGTTTCAAGTTGTAGGTTTTATAGATAACAACTTTAAGAAAAAAGGAAAGTCTATTAATGGAATACCTGTATTCCCTAAAACGAAATTAACTAATGCTTATATAAATTTTGAAAATATAGATGAAATTATTGTTGCTTCAGAAAATATCAACAATGACAACCTAATTAGTCTAGTTGACCTTAATGTTAAGGTAACTAAAGTTCCACCAATTGAACAATGGATGAATGGTGAGCTTAATATACAGCAAATAAAGCAAGTTCAAATTGAAGATTTATTAGGACGTCCGCCAATTAAAATAGATAACCCTAATTTACAAAATGAATTTAGTGGTGAGACTATTTTAGTTACTGGTGCTGCTGGCTCTATTGGTAGTGAATTGGTAAATCAACTTTCTAATTTTGATGTTAAAAAATTAATTCTTGTTGATCAAGCAGAATCTGCTTTATATGATGTTCAACAAGATTTAAAAAGAGCTGGGAAACATAATTTTACAGCGATTGTAGCAGATATAAGAGATGGGTTAAGAATAGATACTATTTTTCAAAATAATAAGCCGACAATGGTTTTTCATGCTGCTGCATATAAGCATGTGCCTTTAATGGAACAATCGCCTTATGAAGCCATTAAAATTAATGTAAATGGCACAAAACTTCTAGCCGATACAGCTTCACGATACAATGTGAAGAAATTTGTATTCGTATCTACTGATAAAGCTGTTAATCCTACTAGTGTAATGGGAGCTACTAAAAGAATGGCTGAGATGTATATTACTTGTCTTCAAAAAGAAAGTAAAACCAAATTTATAACAACTCGTTTTGGTAATGTGCTAGGTTCAAACGGTTCTGTAATCCCATTATTTAAAAAGCAAATTGAAAATAATGTACCATTAACGCTTACTCACAAAGATATTACTCGTTATTTTATGACTATACCGGAAGCATCACAATTAGTTTTAGAAGCTGGTACCATGGGTAAAGGAGGAGAAATATTTATATTTGATATGGGTGAATCAGTCAAGATATTCGATCTTGCTAAAAACATGATTAAATTATCTGGTTTACGTTACCCAGAGGATATTGATATTAAAATTACAGGATTACGGCCTGGTGAGAAACTATATGAAGAACTTTTAGCAAATGGAGAAAATACACTATCTACATATCATAAAAAAATATTAATTAGTAAAACAAGAGAATTAGACTACGAAAAAGTTAAATCCCAAATAGAAGAATTATGTATAACTAATCGTTTTCAAAATAATAATATTGTGATGAAAATGAAACGATTAATTCCTGAATATAAATCTAATAATTCAGACTATGAGCGATTTGATAAACGTGTTCAAATCTACAAAAAGGTTAAAGGGTTTTCTGAAAACAGAACGGATAAAACTTATACTAATCTTTAA
- a CDS encoding DegT/DnrJ/EryC1/StrS aminotransferase family protein, whose amino-acid sequence MLTKTKIYLSSPHMGGSEQKFVADAFDTNWIAPLGPNVNGFEEDLKDYLGGKNYVAALSSGTAAIHLALQLLNVTKGDEVLCQSFTFSASANPIIYQGATPVFVDSEHDTWNMSPELLEIAIKDRIEKYKKPKAIIAVHLYGMPYKVDEINAVAKKFEIPVIEDSAEAIGSTYFKHACGTLSDVGILSFNGNKIITTSGGGALIVKNKELKDKAVFLSTQARDNAPHYEHSSIGFNYRMSNVLAGIGRGQMEVLDKRVEARRQNFNFYKTNLSQYSSIEFLEEPNGFYSNRWITCIKTDSYETREKIRLALQEDDIESRPLWKPMHMQPVFKDCLHFTNGISEELFNKGLCLPSGSNLSQNDLDRILNIILKSLSHDK is encoded by the coding sequence ATGTTGACAAAAACTAAAATATATTTATCATCACCGCACATGGGTGGATCAGAACAAAAATTTGTTGCTGATGCATTTGATACTAATTGGATAGCTCCATTAGGACCAAATGTTAATGGTTTTGAGGAAGATTTAAAAGATTATCTTGGTGGTAAAAATTATGTTGCTGCATTAAGTTCTGGAACAGCTGCCATTCATTTAGCATTACAATTATTAAATGTTACTAAAGGTGATGAAGTTTTATGTCAGAGTTTTACGTTTTCAGCCTCAGCAAATCCTATTATATATCAAGGAGCCACTCCTGTATTTGTTGATAGTGAGCATGATACTTGGAATATGTCTCCTGAATTGTTAGAAATCGCAATTAAAGATAGAATAGAAAAGTATAAAAAACCAAAGGCAATAATTGCAGTTCACTTATATGGAATGCCATATAAAGTTGATGAAATAAATGCTGTTGCAAAGAAATTTGAAATTCCAGTAATTGAAGATAGTGCCGAAGCAATAGGAAGTACTTATTTTAAACATGCATGTGGAACTCTTTCTGATGTTGGAATTCTATCCTTTAATGGAAATAAAATAATCACAACTTCTGGTGGTGGTGCCTTAATCGTTAAAAATAAAGAACTAAAAGATAAAGCTGTTTTTTTATCTACTCAAGCTAGAGACAATGCACCTCATTATGAGCATTCTTCTATAGGTTTTAATTACAGAATGAGTAATGTTCTAGCTGGTATAGGAAGAGGTCAGATGGAGGTTTTAGATAAAAGAGTGGAAGCAAGAAGACAAAATTTCAATTTTTATAAAACAAACTTATCTCAATATAGTTCTATTGAATTTTTAGAAGAACCTAATGGTTTTTATTCAAATAGATGGATTACTTGTATTAAAACAGATTCTTATGAAACAAGAGAAAAAATAAGACTTGCTTTACAAGAAGATGATATAGAGTCAAGACCCTTATGGAAACCAATGCATATGCAACCTGTTTTTAAAGATTGTTTGCATTTTACAAATGGTATTTCAGAAGAGCTTTTCAATAAAGGTTTATGCTTACCTAGTGGTTCAAATTTAAGTCAAAACGATTTAGATAGGATATTAAATATAATTCTAAAATCCCTCTCTCATGATAAATAA
- a CDS encoding nucleotide sugar dehydrogenase, translating to MKDIKIAVIGLGYVGLPLARLFATKYNVVGFDINQNRIDELLQGNDSTLEVDSDVLQSVLKHNLNNEIGLFCSSSLEAIKDCNYYVVTVPTPIDKNNRPNLTPLYKSSETVAKVLKKGDIVIYESTVYPGVTEDECVPVLEKISGLVFNKDFYAGYSPERINPGDKLHTVDKILKVTAGSTPEIGKKVDALYASVITAGTHLAPTIKVAEAAKVIENSQRDINIAFVNELAKIFNLMDIDTHSVLEAAGTKWNFLPFKPGLVGGHCIGVDPYYLAQKAQEVGYHPEIILAGRRVNDSMGQYVASEVIKLMVQNDIKIKGAKVLALGVTFKENCPDVRNTKAVDVINQLKSYGTNVTIYDPWANPEEVKHEYNLHTIKLLPKEKFDAIVLTVAHKEFLTENFKSLLQPNGILYDVKGILKEYVNGRL from the coding sequence ATGAAGGATATTAAAATTGCTGTAATTGGTTTAGGATATGTTGGTTTACCATTAGCAAGACTTTTTGCAACTAAATACAATGTTGTAGGTTTTGACATCAACCAAAATAGAATTGATGAATTATTACAAGGTAATGATTCTACTCTTGAAGTTGATTCTGATGTATTACAATCCGTTTTAAAACACAACTTGAATAACGAAATAGGATTATTTTGTTCCTCTTCTTTAGAAGCTATTAAAGACTGTAATTATTATGTGGTTACTGTTCCTACGCCCATCGATAAAAATAACAGGCCCAATTTAACTCCGCTTTATAAATCTAGTGAAACCGTTGCTAAGGTTTTAAAAAAAGGAGATATTGTTATTTACGAATCTACAGTATATCCTGGTGTTACAGAAGATGAATGCGTACCTGTTCTAGAAAAAATAAGTGGTCTTGTGTTTAATAAAGATTTCTATGCTGGGTATTCTCCAGAACGAATAAACCCTGGAGACAAACTACATACTGTAGATAAAATTTTAAAAGTTACTGCAGGTTCAACTCCAGAAATTGGTAAAAAAGTTGACGCATTATATGCAAGTGTAATAACAGCAGGCACCCACCTTGCTCCTACTATTAAGGTTGCAGAAGCAGCAAAAGTTATAGAAAACTCGCAACGCGATATTAATATCGCGTTTGTTAATGAATTAGCTAAAATTTTTAACTTAATGGATATTGATACGCACAGCGTATTAGAAGCTGCAGGTACTAAATGGAATTTCCTACCATTTAAACCAGGTCTTGTAGGCGGGCATTGTATAGGTGTAGATCCATACTATTTAGCGCAAAAAGCCCAAGAAGTTGGTTACCATCCAGAAATTATATTAGCAGGACGACGCGTTAATGATAGTATGGGGCAATACGTAGCATCAGAGGTTATTAAGTTGATGGTACAAAATGATATCAAAATAAAAGGTGCTAAGGTTTTAGCTCTTGGTGTCACATTTAAAGAAAACTGTCCAGATGTAAGAAATACTAAAGCTGTAGATGTTATTAATCAGCTAAAAAGTTATGGTACTAATGTTACTATTTATGACCCTTGGGCTAATCCTGAAGAAGTTAAGCATGAATATAATTTACACACCATAAAACTATTACCAAAAGAAAAATTTGATGCTATTGTGCTAACCGTTGCTCATAAAGAATTTTTAACAGAAAACTTTAAATCCCTACTACAACCAAATGGGATTTTATATGATGTAAAAGGAATTCTTAAAGAATATGTAAATGGCAGACTATAA
- a CDS encoding glycosyltransferase — MKKLVLVIESLYHGGAEKSLITLLNLLDYSKLQVDLILFKKGGEFEKFIPKEVNIIYVNSFDEINGFWQIILRIKFWIIKRLRKNKHYHHAQLFWKVFNKSIKKNKIICDVAIAYNQGFSTYYVAKKIDTPIKYAWLNTDYQKAGYVAAFDYDMYSNYTKIICVSKENESSFIEAYKLIQKKLPTYIIKDITDPFLVKELSLEEIDFSINNNELKILTVGRLAKAKAINLAIEACYILKNNGVNLKWFVIGEGTERIELEKKIKEYELENNFYLLGYKENPYPYIKACDIYTQTSLFEGLGLTVIEATILQKPIVTTNFPTASSIITHKETGLICEMNAQSIAENILIYINDEKFKNRVIHNLSKLKNSDKEKSLESFYKLIK; from the coding sequence ATGAAAAAGTTAGTTTTAGTAATAGAGTCTTTATATCATGGTGGTGCTGAAAAAAGCTTAATAACCCTTTTAAATTTATTAGATTATTCGAAATTACAAGTGGATTTGATTTTATTTAAAAAAGGTGGTGAATTCGAAAAATTCATTCCTAAAGAAGTAAATATAATTTATGTAAATTCATTTGATGAAATTAATGGTTTTTGGCAAATAATTTTAAGAATAAAATTTTGGATTATTAAACGATTAAGAAAAAACAAGCATTATCATCATGCACAACTTTTCTGGAAAGTATTTAATAAATCAATTAAAAAAAATAAAATTATATGTGATGTTGCAATTGCTTATAATCAAGGTTTTTCTACTTACTATGTCGCAAAAAAAATTGATACACCTATAAAGTATGCTTGGTTAAATACAGATTATCAAAAAGCAGGTTATGTAGCTGCATTTGATTATGACATGTATTCTAATTACACAAAAATAATTTGCGTTTCAAAAGAAAACGAATCATCATTTATAGAAGCTTATAAATTAATTCAAAAAAAATTACCCACTTACATTATAAAAGATATTACCGATCCTTTTTTGGTTAAAGAATTAAGCTTAGAGGAGATAGATTTTTCAATAAATAATAACGAATTAAAAATTTTAACAGTAGGTCGTTTAGCTAAAGCCAAAGCCATTAATCTAGCCATAGAGGCTTGCTATATTTTAAAAAATAATGGTGTAAATCTTAAATGGTTTGTTATAGGAGAAGGTACAGAGCGTATCGAATTAGAAAAAAAAATTAAGGAATATGAACTTGAAAATAATTTTTATTTATTAGGTTATAAAGAAAACCCTTACCCCTACATTAAAGCCTGTGATATATATACCCAAACATCGTTGTTTGAAGGTTTAGGTTTAACTGTTATAGAAGCCACTATTTTACAAAAACCAATAGTAACAACTAATTTCCCAACAGCTTCTAGTATTATTACTCATAAAGAAACGGGATTAATTTGTGAAATGAATGCTCAATCTATTGCTGAAAATATTTTAATTTATATTAATGATGAGAAATTTAAAAATAGAGTAATTCACAATCTCTCAAAATTAAAAAATAGTGATAAAGAAAAATCATTAGAGTCATTTTATAAATTAATTAAATAA
- a CDS encoding polysaccharide pyruvyl transferase family protein → MNIKTITCHEVYNHGASLQEHALLKHLEILGHSTEAIHYKPPYLSKHLDLWKISNVKYEKNIIVKWIYILAKLPTRLRDLKRKKAFDNFSKKHIKTGEKLYISNDELKANPPLADTYICGSDQIWNSYFQNGKDPAFYLDFVPDEKLKISYAASFAIDAIEDNLKPFVKEKISRLNHVSVRETSGLRILKELGVNNATQVLDPVFLLDKEYWKENFVTPINDKYILIYDFDSNPLIKNMALKLAKENGLKIFTVNKNIKYANSNFWLKGPEYFLSLLANAQLVISNSFHAVAFSLIFNKQFYVVNREEKINTRMRDLLALLDISNILVDESNFNNASLKPIKSYSSINKNLATSINSSKTFLSKSLN, encoded by the coding sequence ATGAATATAAAAACTATAACCTGTCATGAGGTTTATAATCATGGAGCCAGTTTACAGGAACATGCTTTGTTAAAACACCTTGAGATCTTGGGTCACAGTACAGAAGCTATTCATTATAAGCCACCCTATTTAAGTAAACATTTAGATTTATGGAAAATATCTAATGTTAAGTATGAAAAAAATATTATTGTTAAGTGGATATATATATTAGCAAAATTACCAACAAGGTTAAGGGATTTAAAACGAAAAAAAGCTTTTGATAATTTTTCTAAAAAACATATTAAAACTGGTGAAAAATTATATATCTCAAATGATGAATTAAAAGCAAATCCTCCATTAGCTGACACTTACATTTGTGGTAGTGACCAAATTTGGAATTCATATTTTCAAAATGGTAAAGATCCTGCATTTTATTTAGATTTTGTTCCAGATGAAAAACTAAAAATTTCTTATGCTGCAAGTTTTGCAATAGATGCTATAGAAGACAATTTAAAACCATTTGTTAAAGAAAAAATTAGCCGATTAAATCATGTATCAGTAAGAGAAACATCAGGTTTAAGAATTTTGAAAGAACTTGGTGTTAATAATGCTACTCAAGTTTTAGATCCGGTTTTTTTATTAGATAAAGAATATTGGAAAGAAAACTTTGTGACTCCAATAAATGATAAATATATATTAATTTATGATTTTGACAGTAACCCGCTAATAAAGAATATGGCATTAAAGCTTGCTAAAGAAAATGGACTTAAAATTTTTACTGTTAATAAAAATATTAAATATGCTAATTCAAATTTTTGGTTAAAAGGTCCAGAGTATTTTTTGTCTTTACTTGCTAATGCACAATTGGTGATTTCAAATTCTTTTCATGCTGTGGCATTTTCATTAATTTTTAACAAACAATTTTATGTTGTTAATAGAGAAGAAAAAATTAATACTAGAATGAGAGATTTATTAGCATTATTAGATATATCTAACATACTTGTTGATGAATCTAATTTTAATAATGCTTCTTTAAAACCAATTAAATCTTACAGTTCAATAAATAAAAATTTAGCTACTTCAATTAATAGCTCTAAAACATTTTTATCAAAGTCTCTAAATTAA